A stretch of DNA from Aciduliprofundum sp. MAR08-339:
AAACCGAACACGGATTTGCGAAGACGAAGCCATTCACCTTTGAGACAACAAGGGACGGTGTGTTTGCACTGGGCGAGTTCGTCAAGCCCGTGGGAAGCACCGAAGCCATATACCAAGGCACTGCAATAGTTCCCCAGGTGGAGAAGTACCTCTCTGAGGGAAAGATTCCCGAGATGCCAAAGGGAGAGTTCAAGCAGGATGACTTTGAGCCGAAGGTTGGCGTGTTTATCTGCGAGTGCGCTGCGAAGGAATTCAACATTGATGTGAACGCTGATTTTGTCATAAAGAAGGATTTCCTCTGCTTGAGGGGCGAGGAAATTGTGAAGGATATAAAGGAGAATGGAATGAACCGCGTGGTGTTTGGTGCGTGCTCTCCCGCGCTCAGAGGTGCTATGCTGGAGATGCTCGCCGCAAAGGCGGGAATTGCACCCTCTTATGTGGAGCTGGTTCAGCTTAGGGAGTATGCATCAAGGGTTGGCGCAGATTCTAGGAAGGCGAATGCCATGCTCAACGGCGCAATAGCTAAGGCGAGGAGAGATGTTCTCGTTGAGGTGCCTGTGGAAAATACGGTTAAAAGTGTTGCGATAATCGGCGGAGATGTTGCCGCGCTTATGGCGGCGGATTATCTCATTGACAAAATCCCGCTGGTTTACATAATCACCGAGGAATTTGACGAGCCCATTCTTGCAACTGGTGTGAAGGAGAACACGCTGAATATGAGGGACGAGGAACTCAAAGAGTGGTACGAATCTCTGAAGAAGAGAGTCCTGAGCAGAGCAAAGTGGATAAAGGGAAATGTGGAGAGCATTGAGGGCTCGCTGGGCAACTTCTCCCTTAAGGTTGGAGAGGAAAGAGTGGATGCAGGAGTTCTGATAATCGCTCCCGGCGCGGATGTGGTGGGCGATGGAAATCACATTGTTTCAAGAATGAACGGAGACACGCTTCATGCACCCGTCTCTGCAATCTACGCTAAGAGAGAGGGAAAAGATGCAACATACGATTTGATGAAATCCTACTCTCTCATGGACCTCAATCCCCCAAATGCAAAACGGGGCGAGGGAGAGCCCCTTGCGTATGTGAAGCCAAGAGAGGTGAACAAGAAAATTGCGGAGATGCTTGGCCTTCGTCTGGACAAGGAGGGTTTCTTCTTCTTCGCCGAGGAGCCAAGGTACTGGATTGAGAGGGTCAGCAATCAGTTTATGCACTTTGAGGATTCCTTTGCAGGAGTGTTCATAGCCGGTCTTGCGCACAGGCCCATGAGCATTGAGGAGGAGATGGAAGAGGCTGGATTCGCAGCTCAGAGTGCAAAGATGCTAATGCGCGATATACCCAGTCCTGCAGGAAAATTCGTAAGTGTCACAAACCCGCGCAAATGTGCGGGATGCGGAATATGCGTGGACGCCTGTTTCACCGGCTCCCGATACATTGATGAGGAGGATCACATAGCCAAGGTCAGACCTGCACTCTGCGTAGGGTGCGGGGCATGCGCGAACGTCTGCCCCAGCGGGGCGGCGATAATAAGGGCATACAGCCCAACAGGAGTGTTTGAAATGTTAAAGGAGGTAGTAAAATGAGCGAAAAGAAGTTTGACCCAGTGATTGTTGGCTTTTTCTGCAACTGGTGCACATCCGCAGCGGCGGATCTTGCGGGAACATCGCGATTGCACTATCCGGCGAGCATAAGACCGATAAGGGTTATGTGCTCGTCAACGGTGGACCCTGTGTACTTGATTCGTGCCCTGCAGGAGGGTGCCGATGCCACGATTCTCGGAGGGTGTCACCCTGGAGATTGTCACTACATAACGGGCAACTACAAAGCGAGGAGAAGAGTGGCAATAGTGAAAACAGTGCTTAAATCCCTGGAATTTGATGATGATCGCGTTCTTCTGGAGTGGATATCCGGAAGTGAGGGTCCCAAGTTTGCAAGGGTTATGAATGAATACACAGAGTACATAAAGAAGAAGGGTCCCTCAGATTTCAAGTATCTTGACTCACTTGGAGGTGAAAAGATTGAGTGAAAACGATATGCTCAAAAAATTCATAGTGGATGCCTTTGAGAAAGGTCTCATTGAGGCGGTTATGGCTCCTGCAGCCACAAAGGACTCTTACACCTACGCACTCGTAACTAAAAAGGAGGATGTGGAGAAATTAACACCCATTGCACCTGTGATGCAGTGGAACGGTGCGGATATGATCAGGCGCATAACAAAGTTGAAGAAGAGTGAGAAAAAGTTGCTTGCCATACTCAGACCATGTGAGGCGAGAACATACAAAGAGCTTGTCAAATTCAATCAGATCAATCCTGAGAACATAATCGTGCTGAGTTACGATTGCCCTGGAACGATTCATGCACGCAAGTTCAAATTCGAACTCAATAAGCCTGAGGATCTCATTGATGAGATAAAGAAGGGTGGAAAGAGCGATAAGATTCGCGATTCCTGCAAGGTTTGCGAGTATCCATCGCCCATCCCTGGTGTTGGGGATATTGGTTTGGGACTTGTTAACACAGAGGAGCCTGTGTTTTTCTCTCTGAGTGATAAGGGCAAAGAATTTCTGGCAGGTATGGGAATTGAAGAGGGCTCTCGTGACAACGGGGCCTGGGTTGAAGAGCATAGAAAGCGTAGGGCGAAGTGGCTTGAAGAGGAACGCATCCGCAATGGCCGTGAGGGTCTTGAAGATTTCCTATCCTCGTGCCTGAACTGCCACAACTGCAAGGACATGTGCCCCATCTGCTTCTGCAAAGAGTGTTTCTTTGAGGACCACAGCGTGTTTGACTACGAGTCCAACAAGTTCTACAACTGGGCAGATGACAAGGACGGAATTCGCCTGCCCACGGATAAATCGCTTTTCCATATCGGCAGGTTGATTCACATGGGTACCTCGTGCATTGGCTGCGGCCTGTGCCAGCAGGCATGCCCCATGGACATTCCTCTTTATCGCCTGTTCGGCATAGTGGGCAATGACCTGCAGAAGGTGTTCAACTATAAGCCGGGCGTGAACGATGACCTCCCTCCCGTTATGGATTTCCGTGAGGATGAACTTCATGAATTCGAGGGTCTCCTGGGGGGTGAGGAGTGATGGGAAAGAAGGTTGAATTGCTTGATGTGGATAGCGAGAAGGTTATGAATGAGATCCGCAAGGCTGCTTCGCCTCCAGAAGAGGTGAAGCACTGGGTTACCATATATGTGATGGGCAAGCCATATCGCGTACCTGCAGGATTGACCATAATGAAAGCTCTGGAATATGCGGGATACAGGTACATAAGAGGTGCAGGTTGCCGTGCTGGATTCTGCGGTGCGTGTGCCACCATATATCGGAAGAAGGGTGAGTATCGTTTTAGAACCGCCCTTGCGTGCCAGACGACGGTGGAGGATGGGATGTACCTGGCCCAGGTTCCCTTTGTGCCCGCCAACAAGGCCACATACAATATAGACGAGATAGAGCCCACGCCCACCACTCTGCTTGAATATTATCCAGAGATTGCAAGGTGCGTCTCGTGCAACACCTGTACCAAGGCTTGTCCGCAGGAACTTGATGTTATGTACTACATTCAGTACGGTATCCGTGGCGATATAAAGAAAGTTGCCGAATTGAGCTTTGACTGTATTCAGTGCGGGTTGTGCACATTACGCTGTCCCGCCGAGATACAGCATTATCACATGGCTCAGTTTGCTCGCAGGCTGTACGGCAAGTACTATATGAAGAGATCTCCGTTCTTGAAGAGGAGGTTAAAGGAGATTGAGTCAGGAATGTACGAGAAGGCCTTTGAGCAGATAAAGAAATGGAGGGAGGAAAACCCCGACAGGGTTAAGGAACTTTACAGATACATAATTAATAATGGAAGGGAGAAGGAAAAGAAACTGATTGAAAATCCACTTGCAAGGTTGGGAGAGGATTAAAATGGCTGATTTGAAAATGATTAGAGGATACCCGGAGTATATGCGTGAGAGCATAGAGATGGTGGAAAAGACTAGGGATGAGAGGATAAAGAACAAGGAGAAGGAGATAGAATTTGCCCTTACAATGGAAGAGCGCGAGGAGGTTTTAAACAAATTCCATCCGGATTATGCACCAGGTGGCAAGAGAGAGTTGAGGGTTGGACCAAACCGCGGAGATATTGTGCCAAATGAGGTGGCCGATATACTTGAGGCATGGCCCGCGTTGAATCCAGAGGATGTGGATTTGAACGACATTGATTACGACGTGGATATCCTCATAATAGGTGGAGGAGGCGCTGGAACAGTAGCAGCTCTCTGGGCCAACTATGAGGGAATTCCTGCTGAAAACATACTTATTGCCACAAAACTGAGACATGGGGATGCCAATTCAATGATGGCTCAGGGAGGTATTCAGGCTGCAGATCGTCCGTGGGATTCTCCTGTGATACATTATCTGGATGTTCTTGGTGGTGGCCACTTTGCTAACAAGCACGAATTGGTTAAGGCACTCACGGAGGATGCACCATTCATAATAAAGTGGCATGAGGAACTGGGAGTTATGTACGATAAGGACGAAAATGGAAATTTCATTGAGAGGTGGGGCGGAGGTACCTCAAGAATGAGATTGCACTCTGCCAAGGATTACACTGGAATGGAAATAATGAGGGTGATTCGAGATGAGGCTAGGAACCGCGATATTCCCGTGCTTGAATTCTCCCCCGGCGTTGAACTCATAACCACTGAGGACGGTGAGATAGGAGGTGCAATACTCTGGAATATGGAAACCAAGGAGTACTACGTTGTCAGAGCGAAGGCAACAGTTCTTGCCACAGGTGGCTGGGGCAGATTGCACATTCGCGGTTTTCCAACAACAAATCATTATGGAGCAACTGCAGATGGCCTTGTCATGGCCTATCGCGCCGGGGCAAGGTTGAGGGATCTGGAGTCTGTGCAGTATCATCCTACCGGTGCGGCCTATCCTGAGCAGATAGTTGGACTACTCATAACTGAAAAGGTTCGTGCAATGGGTGCCACCCCTGTGAATAAGTACGGGCAGGCATTCGTGTTTCCCATGGAGCCAAGGGATGTTGAAGCGGCCATGTTCATAAGAGAGTGCTATGGAAAGGGTAACTGTGTTGTAACTCCAACGGGTATGCGTGGTGTATGGCTTGACTCGCCCATGATCGAAGAACTCAGGGGCGAGGGTGCAATTCGTAAGAATCTTGATGCAATGTACCGTATGTACAAGAGATTTGGCATAGACATGACCAAGGACCCGATTCTTGTGTTCCCCACGCTCCACTATCAGAATGGAGGAGTGGAAATAAATGCGGATGCTCAGGTGATAAGGGCAGATGGAAGCCCGTACCCAAGATTCTTCGCAGGTGGCGAAGTTGAGGGCGGAGTGCATGGAAAGAACCGCCTGATGGGTAACTCTCTCCTTGACTATAATGTATTCGGAAGGAGAGCTGGAATAAGCGCTGCTAAGGTTGCCCGTAACTCAGGCAAACCTGGAAAGTTAACTCTGAAGCATGTGAAACTTTTCACAGAGGAGGTTAGAAAGATAAATGTGCCTCCTGAGCGCAGAAGCCCGATACTCCTGCCCGATTACCGCGGAAAGAGGGTACTGGCTAGGAAAATAGATTTGCCTGTACTGGAGTGATAAGAATGAGGATAATGCTTCATGGATGGGACACTTCCCACAAGTTGGGTGTGCCGGAGATATGCGATGCTTCCAAGTCCATAGTGACAAAGATGGGGCACGAGTTCGTGCCAAATGAAAGTAAGGTCATATGTGCGGAGGCCATAGGATTTTTGGGCTACGATAATCTAACCGATGATTTTGCCAAGGCAACGGTTAAGGAGATCGAGGAGAAGGTTAGCAAATACGACATCGATCTCATTCTCACATCCTACGCTGCCCCCTATGTGGCCTGGAGTAAGGAGTTAAATGGATTTCTGGTAAAGAGAGGGTATGAATTACCCGTACCTATTGAGCACATATCTACATTCCTATACAAGAACTTGGATAAACTCAAGTTCAGGGAACTGCCAATGAAGATCTTGCTGCATGATGGCTGTACCCTCGGTCGAAAGTACGGTGTGGTTGAGCCACCACGAAAGGTCTTGGAGAAGATACCAAAACTGGAGTATCTGAATTTTGACCATCCTGAACTGTATGTTAAAGAGCGCAACCTGAAACCGTGGGATATATCTGCCTGTCCTGGAGGATGGCTTGATTTCACCATGCCAGAACTTATGCCCTACGTGGCAAGTAACGTTGTTCGTGAGTACGCGTTGCCAAGGGATGTGGATGCTATAGTGACCACCTGTGGCAATGGATATCACGCTTTCAAGGCAGGAATAAAGCACTCTGGATTTAACATCAAGGCATATAGCTATACCAATCTTGTGGACATGGCCCTTGAGGGGGTGGAGTGAATGATAGATGATGTTTATGAAGAATACGTGAATCGCATCGTGGAATACGGTGCAAAGAGTGAGAAGGTTCGCATAGCATTATCCCGTGCGATAAATGCCTTTGAAAATAATCGCCGCAACGCTTTGAGTCTGTTTCCAAATTCCGTTGAAACTGCGGAAGAGGTTAGAAAAATCAAGGAATACTCCATTGAGCATATGGACGAACTGATAAAGAAGGCATGTGAGAGCATTGAACGT
This window harbors:
- a CDS encoding hydrogenase iron-sulfur subunit → MSEKKFDPVIVGFFCNWCTSAAADLAGTSRLHYPASIRPIRVMCSSTVDPVYLIRALQEGADATILGGCHPGDCHYITGNYKARRRVAIVKTVLKSLEFDDDRVLLEWISGSEGPKFARVMNEYTEYIKKKGPSDFKYLDSLGGEKIE
- a CDS encoding 4Fe-4S ferredoxin, whose translation is MKRLSENDMLKKFIVDAFEKGLIEAVMAPAATKDSYTYALVTKKEDVEKLTPIAPVMQWNGADMIRRITKLKKSEKKLLAILRPCEARTYKELVKFNQINPENIIVLSYDCPGTIHARKFKFELNKPEDLIDEIKKGGKSDKIRDSCKVCEYPSPIPGVGDIGLGLVNTEEPVFFSLSDKGKEFLAGMGIEEGSRDNGAWVEEHRKRRAKWLEEERIRNGREGLEDFLSSCLNCHNCKDMCPICFCKECFFEDHSVFDYESNKFYNWADDKDGIRLPTDKSLFHIGRLIHMGTSCIGCGLCQQACPMDIPLYRLFGIVGNDLQKVFNYKPGVNDDLPPVMDFREDELHEFEGLLGGEE
- a CDS encoding 4Fe-4S dicluster domain-containing protein, producing MGKVLIYGTTLATYRAAANFARAGHKVILLNRGEFLWHKFTQMQWQMPRDIANGYSKALLLNAANMTGNIEVFNNSELLAVEGGPGNFKVRFKHRPASVNEFRCIGCDICHEKCDVKFIPMPLGPGMRIIKNAEECEDVCPAKAIQIPKEEEREEKVEAVILSPEYEPDGIEKYGGNLKNVMNFRDFAWMFRGKGVHKEFLKREDGKYPKSIGFFTPAGFDGYLGSYEEQVILFREALAMKEMDSSLDVHIFAKELRMYGHNQMRLYDEALAKGIKVHIIDDISVVEDGDGVKVNDVHLDLFAVLPGQKIPDEWIELAKRAGIETEHGFAKTKPFTFETTRDGVFALGEFVKPVGSTEAIYQGTAIVPQVEKYLSEGKIPEMPKGEFKQDDFEPKVGVFICECAAKEFNIDVNADFVIKKDFLCLRGEEIVKDIKENGMNRVVFGACSPALRGAMLEMLAAKAGIAPSYVELVQLREYASRVGADSRKANAMLNGAIAKARRDVLVEVPVENTVKSVAIIGGDVAALMAADYLIDKIPLVYIITEEFDEPILATGVKENTLNMRDEELKEWYESLKKRVLSRAKWIKGNVESIEGSLGNFSLKVGEERVDAGVLIIAPGADVVGDGNHIVSRMNGDTLHAPVSAIYAKREGKDATYDLMKSYSLMDLNPPNAKRGEGEPLAYVKPREVNKKIAEMLGLRLDKEGFFFFAEEPRYWIERVSNQFMHFEDSFAGVFIAGLAHRPMSIEEEMEEAGFAAQSAKMLMRDIPSPAGKFVSVTNPRKCAGCGICVDACFTGSRYIDEEDHIAKVRPALCVGCGACANVCPSGAAIIRAYSPTGVFEMLKEVVK
- a CDS encoding 4Fe-4S dicluster domain-containing protein, whose amino-acid sequence is MGKKVELLDVDSEKVMNEIRKAASPPEEVKHWVTIYVMGKPYRVPAGLTIMKALEYAGYRYIRGAGCRAGFCGACATIYRKKGEYRFRTALACQTTVEDGMYLAQVPFVPANKATYNIDEIEPTPTTLLEYYPEIARCVSCNTCTKACPQELDVMYYIQYGIRGDIKKVAELSFDCIQCGLCTLRCPAEIQHYHMAQFARRLYGKYYMKRSPFLKRRLKEIESGMYEKAFEQIKKWREENPDRVKELYRYIINNGREKEKKLIENPLARLGED
- a CDS encoding (Fe-S)-binding protein, translated to MRIMLHGWDTSHKLGVPEICDASKSIVTKMGHEFVPNESKVICAEAIGFLGYDNLTDDFAKATVKEIEEKVSKYDIDLILTSYAAPYVAWSKELNGFLVKRGYELPVPIEHISTFLYKNLDKLKFRELPMKILLHDGCTLGRKYGVVEPPRKVLEKIPKLEYLNFDHPELYVKERNLKPWDISACPGGWLDFTMPELMPYVASNVVREYALPRDVDAIVTTCGNGYHAFKAGIKHSGFNIKAYSYTNLVDMALEGVE
- a CDS encoding FAD-binding protein, which codes for MADLKMIRGYPEYMRESIEMVEKTRDERIKNKEKEIEFALTMEEREEVLNKFHPDYAPGGKRELRVGPNRGDIVPNEVADILEAWPALNPEDVDLNDIDYDVDILIIGGGGAGTVAALWANYEGIPAENILIATKLRHGDANSMMAQGGIQAADRPWDSPVIHYLDVLGGGHFANKHELVKALTEDAPFIIKWHEELGVMYDKDENGNFIERWGGGTSRMRLHSAKDYTGMEIMRVIRDEARNRDIPVLEFSPGVELITTEDGEIGGAILWNMETKEYYVVRAKATVLATGGWGRLHIRGFPTTNHYGATADGLVMAYRAGARLRDLESVQYHPTGAAYPEQIVGLLITEKVRAMGATPVNKYGQAFVFPMEPRDVEAAMFIRECYGKGNCVVTPTGMRGVWLDSPMIEELRGEGAIRKNLDAMYRMYKRFGIDMTKDPILVFPTLHYQNGGVEINADAQVIRADGSPYPRFFAGGEVEGGVHGKNRLMGNSLLDYNVFGRRAGISAAKVARNSGKPGKLTLKHVKLFTEEVRKINVPPERRSPILLPDYRGKRVLARKIDLPVLE